The following proteins are co-located in the Pan troglodytes isolate AG18354 chromosome 5, NHGRI_mPanTro3-v2.0_pri, whole genome shotgun sequence genome:
- the LOC100610180 gene encoding alcohol dehydrogenase class-3-like produces MANQVMKCKAAVAWEAGKPLSIEEIEVAPPKAHEVRIQIIATAVCHTDAYTLRGADPEGCFPVILGHEGAGIEESVGEGDTKLKAGDTVIPLYIPQYGECKFCLNPKTNLCQKIRVTQGKDLMPDGTSRFTCKGKTILHYMGTSTFSEYTVVADISVAKIDPLAPLDKLCLLGCGISAGDGAAVNTAKVEPGSVCAVFGLGGVGLAVIMGCKVAGASRTIGVDINKDKFARAKEFGATECINPQGFSKPIQEGLIEMTDGGVDYSFECIGNVKVMRAALEAYHKGWGISVVVGVAASGEEIATRPFQLVTGRTWKGTAFGGWKSVESVPKLVSEYMSKK; encoded by the coding sequence ATGGCGAACCAGGTTATGAAGTGCAAGGCtgcagttgcttgggaggctggaaAGCCTCTCTCCATAGAGGAGATAGAGGTGGCACCCCCAAAGGCTCATGAAGTTCGAATCCAGATCATTGCCACTGCGGTTTGCCACACCGACGCCTATACCCTGAGGGGAGCTGATCCTGAGGGTTGTTTTCCAGTGATCTTGGGACATGAAGGTGCTGGAATTGAGGAAAGTGTTGGCGAGGGAGATACTAAGCTGAAGGCGGGTGACACTGTCATCCCACTTTACATCCCACAGTATGGAGAATGCAAATTTTGTCTAAATCCTAAAACTAACCTTTGCCAGAAGATAAGAGTCACTCAAGGGAAAGATTTAATGCCAGATGGTACCAGCAGATTTACTTGcaaaggaaagacaattttgCATTACATGGGAACCAGCACATTTTCTGAATACACAGTTGTAGCTGATATCTCTGTTGCTAAAATAGATCCTTTAGCACCTTTGGATAAACTCTGCCTTCTAGGTTGTGGCATTTCAGCTGGTGatggtgctgctgtgaacactgcCAAGGTGGAGCCTGGCTCTGTTTGTGCCGTCTTTGGTCTGGGAGGAGTTGGATTGGCAGTTATCATGGGCTGTAAAGTGGCTGGTGCATCCCGGACCATTGGTGTGGACATCAATAAAGATAAATTTGCAAGGGCCAAAGAGTTTGGAGCCACTGAATGTATTAACCCTCAGGGTTTTAGTAAACCCATCCAGGAAGGGCTCATTGAAATGACTGATGGAGGAGTGGACTATTCCTTTGAATGTATTGGTAATGTGAAGGTCATGAGAGCAGCACTTGAGGCTTATCACAAGGGCTGGGGAATCAGCGTGGTGGTTGGAGTAGCTGCTTCAGGTGAAGAAATTGCCACTCGTCCATTCCAGCTGGTAACAGGTCGCACATGGAAAGGAACTGCCTTTGGAGGATGGAAGAGTGTAGAAAGTGTCCCAAAGTTGGTGTCTGAATATAtgtccaaaaaataa